Part of the Sulfuricurvum sp. genome is shown below.
GAAGAGGGCTCGTACGTATTACGCAACATCGAGTCTCTTTGTACCTCCATCAGTGAAAAAGAGCGTGAAGCGAGCGACATCGAAATCCGATTCCAAGAGCGTAAATTTGCCCGTTGGGCAGCTACGGTTATCGCTCAAGAGTTCCAAGCCCGCATCATCCAAACCGAAGACCAAATCCGCGCCGAAATCCACGATGTGATTACAGGAGCCAAAGTCAATGTCACCTCCCATTTTGGGTTGATGCTGTTTGATGATATCGTCGTTAAAATTGAAACTGTTGATTTGGCAATGGCGAAAATCACCGCATCGTTTGTACGCAAAATCGACAATGAATCAGGAATTTCTCTATGACTCGACAAGACTTAGACCGCCATCTCCAAAACAACAACGCTCCACGTGCCATGGCACTCTTCGGTGAGAGCCATTTTTTTATTGACCGATACGCTTCCGCACTGGCTCGTATTGAAGGTGCTTCGGTGCTTAGTATGTATCATGACGAATACGATTTTAACACCGCAAAAGCCCACCTTTCCCAAGGCTCACTTTTCGGTGATCAAAACCTTCTTATCGTCAAACACGAAAAAAAGCTCCCGAAAGCCGAACTCGATACCCTCGTAGAACTTGTCGGAAAAAACAGTGACAACACCTTTATCTATTGCTACTACGGCGAGGATGTCAAAGGAGCCGATACCGCGTTCAAAGGTTCGCATACAGGCTCAGTCCGCTTTTATCACCCATATGCTGCCGAAACACGCACTATTTTGCTCCAAGAGGCTCAAAAACTACAAGTTCAACTCGATAACCAAGCGGCATTTCACCTCCTCGATCTCCACAATAATAATCTCTCTTTAGCGTGTAATGAACTCTCAAAACTTGCCATCTTAAATAAACCGATTACTTTTCGTGACGTTGAAGAACACGTTTATGGATTGAGCGAACTCAAACTGGATGCTTTTATCTCCCAAGTAATCGAGAAAAAAGAGTTTCTTCCCTCACTGCACCACCTCCTCGAATCGGGAGAAAATGAGATTCAACTACTCACAGCACTTAGCGGATTTTTAACACAACTTTACCTCTTTAACGTCTCGATAAAACTGCACGGCATCGCTGACTCAGCCCTTGTTTTAGGATATAAACTTCCTGGTTTTATCGAAAAAGAGCGAGCATCTCTTTCCATAAAAATCACCGCTGATGGGTATAAAAAAGGGCTTAATCTCCTCCTCGATACCGAACTAAAAATGAAATCCACGGGAAGCCCAGATCAAGAATCGTTGCTATTATCAGCACTACTAAAATTACAAAATATACTATAGCCAAAACTTAAATTAAGTAAAATTTCAGTATAATCCGCGCGTTCCTTGCTCTTTGCAACACGACTGTCGTGCTGTATAACAACCATAAGGGGCGAACACCATAAGGAGACATACGCTATGAGACATTACGAAAACCTAGTAATCGTAAAACCTACTCTTACAGAAGAAGAGATTAAAAACACCATCACACTCGTTGAAGAAGTGATCACTGCAAACGGCGGTGAGATCGTTGCTCGCGACGCAATGGGAATGAAAAAATTGGCTTACCCGATCGAGAAAAATGCTCGTGGTTATTTTTACGTTATGTATTACAAATCTGCACCTGCTGCGATTTCTGAAATTGAGCGTCGTTTCCGTATCAACGAGGAAATTTTGCGTTTCGTAACAATGAAATACGATTCAAAACGTGAAATTGCTGCTTGGAACGGTATGGTTGAAAAAACCAAAAAACCTGCTCCAACCGCTGCTGTTGCTGAGAAAAAAGAAGAAGTAGCTTCTTAATCCATTACAAGGAAACCCTATGTATAACAAAGTCATTTTGGTTGGAAACTTAACTCGCGATATTGAACTTCGATATGCGCAGAGCGGATCAGCAATCGCGAAAACCGCTATTGCAACCAGTCGTAAATTCACGTTGAACGGTGAGAAAAAAGAAGAGACATGTTTTGTCGATATCACTTTTTTCGGACGTTCAGGAGAAGTTGCCAACCAATACCTTCGTAAAGGCTCTAAAATCCTTGTCGAAGGACGATTGCAGTTTGAACAATGGGTAGACCAAGCCAGTGGACAAAAACGCTCGAAACACTCCGTTATCGTTGAAACCATGCAAATGCTTGATTCACGTGGCGAAGCTTCTAGCGGTGGCTACAATGATGGTACTGAGAGTAATTATGACAGTGGCTACGAAGCACCTGCTCAAAAAGCCTATTCAGCTCCATCGTATTCAAAACCGGCAGCAGTAAAAATGCCTGAAAACAATCTCCCTGAGATTGATATTAACGAAGACGAAATTCCGTTTTAGAAAAAGCACAAGGATAGAACCATGTCAGAAAAAAGAAAATTTAAAAAACGTTTTTGCAAATATTGCGAACAAAAAGTAGATTTCATTGACTACAAAGATGTAGCTTCATTGAAATATTCACTCTCTGAGCGTTTCAAAATCATGCCACGTCGTTTAACAGGTAACTGTAAACGTCACCAAGATATGGTTACGATCGCTATCAAACAATCACGCGCAGCAGCGTTGATTCCATACACTGTATCACGTAAAGTGATTGCAGGTGCTTCATTCGACGATAACCGCTACTAGGCCACTATCACTTCAGTATCAGCTCTTGCTGATACAAAGC
Proteins encoded:
- the rpsR gene encoding 30S ribosomal protein S18, with protein sequence MSEKRKFKKRFCKYCEQKVDFIDYKDVASLKYSLSERFKIMPRRLTGNCKRHQDMVTIAIKQSRAAALIPYTVSRKVIAGASFDDNRY
- the rpsF gene encoding 30S ribosomal protein S6, which produces MRHYENLVIVKPTLTEEEIKNTITLVEEVITANGGEIVARDAMGMKKLAYPIEKNARGYFYVMYYKSAPAAISEIERRFRINEEILRFVTMKYDSKREIAAWNGMVEKTKKPAPTAAVAEKKEEVAS
- the holA gene encoding DNA polymerase III subunit delta: MTRQDLDRHLQNNNAPRAMALFGESHFFIDRYASALARIEGASVLSMYHDEYDFNTAKAHLSQGSLFGDQNLLIVKHEKKLPKAELDTLVELVGKNSDNTFIYCYYGEDVKGADTAFKGSHTGSVRFYHPYAAETRTILLQEAQKLQVQLDNQAAFHLLDLHNNNLSLACNELSKLAILNKPITFRDVEEHVYGLSELKLDAFISQVIEKKEFLPSLHHLLESGENEIQLLTALSGFLTQLYLFNVSIKLHGIADSALVLGYKLPGFIEKERASLSIKITADGYKKGLNLLLDTELKMKSTGSPDQESLLLSALLKLQNIL
- a CDS encoding single-stranded DNA-binding protein translates to MYNKVILVGNLTRDIELRYAQSGSAIAKTAIATSRKFTLNGEKKEETCFVDITFFGRSGEVANQYLRKGSKILVEGRLQFEQWVDQASGQKRSKHSVIVETMQMLDSRGEASSGGYNDGTESNYDSGYEAPAQKAYSAPSYSKPAAVKMPENNLPEIDINEDEIPF